A genomic segment from Equus przewalskii isolate Varuska chromosome X, EquPr2, whole genome shotgun sequence encodes:
- the LOC103558186 gene encoding IgA FC receptor-like isoform X3: protein MSSNGFKVFQTIHVFQQFQGLPANPRLPEKSVFRQIQVFQSIQVFQLIYVFQKEIQVFHSVCVFQEHLRLPPNPDLPPNPVFQPIHVFQRKSMSSTKSRSSDNATSSRKFVSSTKSKSSSKYMSSRKSMSSSNLQVFQQIYVFQTTQVFQTIWVFLKIHVFQKTHVFQEIHVFQRPPGLPAYPSLPENSCLPENSWLPENPCLPGNLCLPANPCLPTKLCLPSNSCLPAYPGLPTKLRLPENPCLPTKPRLPENPRLLAKPRLPENPRLPTPPGLPASPGLPASARLPASPRLPASLRLPASPCLPTATQSSKSGLNTHVFQRLQCTGLLTFRSSSVYDIQDPPASSNITDFLDS, encoded by the exons ATGTCTTCCAATGGTTTCAAGGTCTTCCAGACAATCCACGTCTTCCAACAATTTCAAGGTCTTCCGGCTAATCCACGTCTTCCAGAAAAATCTGTCTTCCGCCAAATCCAAGTCTTCCAGTCAATCCAGGTCTTCCAGCTAATTTATGTCTTCCAGAAAGAAATCCAGGTCTTCCACTCAGTCTGTGTCTTCCAGGAACATCTACGTCTTCCACCAAATCCAGATCTTCCACCAAATCCAGTCTTCCAGCCAATCCACGTCTTCCAGAGAAAATCTATGTCTTCCACTAAGTCCAGGTCTTCCGATAATGCCACGTCTTCCAGAAAATTCGTGTCTTCCACTAAATCCAAGTCTTCCAGCAAATATATGTCTTCCAGAAAATCCATGTCTTCCAGTAACCTCCAGGTCTTCCAGCAAATCTACGTCTTCCAAACAACCCAGGTCTTCCAGACAATTTGGGTCTTCCTGAAAATCCACGTCTTCCAGAAAACCCATGTCTTCCAGGAAATCCATGTCTTCCAACGACCTCCAGGTCTTCCAGCCTATCCAAGTCTTCCAGAAAATTCATGTCTTCCAGAAAATTCATGGCTTCCAGAAAATCCATGTCTTCCAGGAAATCTATGTCTTCCAGCAAACCCTTGTCTTCCAACAAAGCTGTGTCTTCCATCAAATTCATGTCTTCCAGCCTACCCAGGTCTTCCAACAAAATTACGTCTTCCTGAAAATCCATGTCTTCCAACAAAGCCACGTCTTCCAGAAAATCCACGTCTTCTAGCTAAGCCACGTCTTCCAGAAAATCCACGTCTTCCTACACCTCCAGGTCTTCCAGCATCTCCAGGGCTTCCAGCATCTGCTCGTCTTCCAGCATCTCCACGTCTTCCAGCGTCTCTGCGTCTTCCAGCATCTCCATGTCTTCCGACAGCTACCCAGTCTTCCAAGAGCGGGCTCAATACCCACGTCTTCCAACGTCTCCAGTGTACCGGTCTTCTAACATTCAGATCTTCCAGTGTCTACGATATCCAG GATCCACCTGCTTCTTCAAATATCACTGACTTCCTGGATTCCTGA